The Lonchura striata isolate bLonStr1 chromosome Z, bLonStr1.mat, whole genome shotgun sequence genome window below encodes:
- the LOC110469980 gene encoding tetraspanin-3 produces MRRLRAVMVLASLWCYEDAYLRSFARSLLASLGFIFWGTAAAQMFGGVSVILMFKNYRYLFQETYLSLPGWLALASALTLLPTGVLAVSISVKRSRNQQGTLMYLLLLLLCLEMSSAALARSYCVRRASHLESTMGYLVHQHNWTCSQDPGDSAVDVIQRKLQCCGVHNYKDWLKASSLYHPACVPKSCCKEEYSHCRGDLGHVEQPSEEDCLKKLDDQFCFAMLYIFWCCIVLSILQLLAGVSNGILMRRQPFHELRILDSYTFSQDYRY; encoded by the coding sequence ATGAGGAGGCTTAGGGCTGTGATGGTTCTGGCTTCTTTGTGGTGCTATGAAGATGCCTATCTTAGGTCTTTTGCTCGATCTCTGCTGGCGTCCCTAGGCTTCATATTCTGGGGTACTGCTGCAGCTCAGATGTTTGGTGGAGTTTCAGTGATCCTGATGTTCAAGAACTACAGATATTTATTTCAGGAGACTTACTTGTCTCTCCCTGGTTGGTTGGCTCTTGCAAGTGCACTTACATTGCTACCTACTGGAGTTTTGGCTGTCTCTATTTCTGTTAAGCGTTCCCGCAATCAGCAAGGGACTCTTATGtatttgctgctgctccttctttGCTTAGAAATGtcttcagcagctctggcacGTTCCTACTGTGTTAGGAGAGCTTCTCATCTGGAAAGTACCATGGGTTACCTTGTTCACCAGCACAACTGGACATGCTCCCAGGACCCTGGAGACAGTGCTGTGGATGTGATACAGAGGAAGCTGCAGTGTTGTGGGGTCCACAACTACAAAGACTGGCTAAAGGCATCATCTTTGTATCATCCAGCCTGTGTCCCTAAAAGCTGCTGTAAGGAGGAGTATTCTCACTGCAGGGGAGACTTAGGCCATGTGGAACAGCCTTCTGAGGAAGACTGTCTAAAGAAGCTAGACGACCAGTTCTGTTTTGCCATGCTGTACATTTTTTGGTGTTGTATTGTGCTAAGCATCTTGCAGCTCTTAGCTGGTGTCAGCAATGGCATTCTCATGAGACGTCAGCCGTTCCATGAACTCCGTATTCTGGACTCGTATACCTTCTCACAGGACTATAGGTACTAG